A region from the Hylaeus volcanicus isolate JK05 chromosome 6, UHH_iyHylVolc1.0_haploid, whole genome shotgun sequence genome encodes:
- the LOC128878884 gene encoding nuclear pore complex protein Nup98-Nup96 isoform X2, producing the protein MFGQAGNASFTGFNNATQTSPFGQSAFGKPIATTSFGSAATPVFGSSNTSLFSSKPAGSTTGGLFGNTTTPPAFTQPSFGGFGTTNTNTNLFGSPQQNPSTSLFGTNATTSAFGQSNKSAGFSFGTTTGANLFGQPQQPTQQTTPFGQTNTTANTNLFSTAPGFGNTNTATTSVIGTVVKFTPVITTDSMSKNGISHSISARHCCIASMKEYESKSYEELRFEDYSVGRKGPSTGIFGTAAQSSPFGNTGAGTSTAITGFGGMSGGFGTTTQSGSSGPFGKQMTSFGTPSTTTTNSFAFNSTPSTNLFGTNTQAKPFGTAAPTPLFPTSNTNQTAGTSFGSINPAQNTGFGSTFGSTQPNQNIGLFNQNKSAFNVPPTSSSTSFTSFGQAPASNTGATLFGAKSTGTAGFGTAPTFGSTTTSTFGTTTGFTPGQNSGTSLFNTCFKPAGQTSGFSFGSNAAPSTGLGTNTGLTLGSGSTLFGQQKPGGLFGAPGTNTTFNTTASFGSSTFGTNSNMGTGMGMSLLGPGSANNQMKSTGTVPVHQQILALVSAPFGDSPLLKNLLPASGKAEELLKPSNAPSKILNGPQYKVTADNKSPKIKAKVVTPAQLSKKSMFEGLDEEDPLSEAFQPRPNAKRLVLRPKSISNSIILSPSENSQPVGKNAQSPGKEEEKTNGMNSYVENTSIEAVDKENHIHENNRQSGNDRRSSTSWLKTSLPRNSTTKHSNEESEGQRSPFSAANGSTDEVVNNTITELRPYANTSPSNHIHSEVNNSGDASLKNNSLADKSCVDTSAQNTDSSQELDDSSFWAQQNSQWKMNAAKVTLKRAGYYTIPPLEKLEEYVNGETCIVPHFTVGRKGYGNVYFSDSFDIYGLNLDEIVHFRLKEVIIYPDDEKKPPVGQGLNRKAQVTLDRVWPHDKSLHKPITDPHRLTAMDYEEKLRRVSAKHDTRFLEYRPETGSWVFKVDHFSKYGLSDSDEDDSNNASLVTDPKRLKLSEAGQQKSATNLEQSKVPNKKVAAIVNGTTNDSKIGGADYSDLLGSVAAKVKFHREVGRALPASPTEENACLRGTDSHKLQLMKANFFDGSDEEMSDVYERDLDRALFLPEQKNSIRYVLDSTQKLDEDQDYGTLYNPTLRSNLTIYRMPSFAYEEPILSKADAKSKRAMEIIGSKLPIYEKSFPDPIIVPITTILKWQSEVIPLYKSIIYKLESRCIADTGIQMGRMFKPSWGPGLTLLTLSTKKQAAEVHLCSPFERIWSYMYGRLPEDRTSAAVVQRIQILGGDWSNAECSQTFEKSIEGHLKIQLSHCIMDQEGDCPLFNVDTDIHKARMALHAHCNLAEECAESWMDQSASDSFATYVANVWKLCVALWGTLPEINVCPDSADHHIVIARREAIGEWLKNVIRLTLDWDVTNMTYEEQIMRLLFAFKLEEACQNAQKVGDHCLALLMAQLCSGMPTKALINQQMALWQDSGADENISKDRLKIYALLAGEPLVSSKQGPINVCQGLDWKRALAVHLWYFSSPVASIRDALELYETSFDPSKTTDVYATSPTPEYKGGDYELELNNGKPIYDLCFHLLKLYCTGNHALGELLNPAAHTADPLDYRLSWLMQQVLLALGYSHLSEHVAALTHVNFATQLEAHGLWHWAVFVMLHLKGDARKRKTGVMNLLERHVEIDDDDIPDYEQEQFSKEEQEKLSKRKQEQCVREEREKFLKEELGIPSIWIHQAKAVKSYVTKRYDKAASYFIQAEQWNTAHEIIIEHLAADAIINENYKYLRDLLKPLNPPEFSGTISGWAHQGQLLLEYMDITMDIESLLRGADPRGISYKLELLKPRLTCLCLKINQFPCPTAKHRLCQAEIAKRTLHLARSLLQSNENKSNVILQLVSQLPLPEDYAQQELRPIINMRVNEIISQTV; encoded by the exons ATGTTTGGGCAAGCAGGAAATGCATCATTCA CTGGTTTTAATAATGCAACGCAAACCAGCCCCTTTGGGCAGTCGGCGTTTGGTAAACCAATAGCTACCACGAGCTTTGGGAGTGCCGCGACACCAGTATTTGGTAGTAGTAACACTTCTCTCTTTAGTTCAAAACCAGCAGGTTCTACTACGGGTGGCTTGTTCGGCAACACTACAACACCACCTGCATTCACTCAGCCATCTTTTGGAG GTTTTGGGACAACCAATACAAATACTAATCTATTTGGTAGCCCTCAACAAAATCCAAGCACAAGTTTATTCGGCACAAATGCGACAACTTCGGCGTTCGGACAGTCGAATAAGTCAGCTGGATTTAGCTTTGGTACAACAACTggagcaaatttatttggacaACCCCAACAGCCGACTCAACAAACCACTCCTTTCGGACAAACAAATACCACtgcaaatacaaatttgtttagcACTGCACCTG GTTTTGGCAATACAAATACCGCCACCACAAGCGTTATCGGCACCGTCGTTAAATTTACTCCCGTCATTACTACCGACTCTATGTCAAAAAATGGTATATCTCACAGTATATCGGCGAGGCACTGTTGTATCGCATCAATGAAAGAGTACGAATCAAAATCATACGAGGAATTACGGTTCGAGGATTATTCTGTGGGACGAAAAG GACCCAGTACAGGAATTTTTGGCACAGCTGCACAATCTTCGCCATTTGGTAATACAGGGGCAGGTACTAGTACTGCGATAACGG GTTTCGGTGGAATGAGCGGCGGTTTTGGAACGACCACTCAAAGTGGATCAAGCGGTCCGTTTGGAAAGCAAATGACAAGCTTTGGAACACCTTCGACGACAACTACAAACAGTTTCGCTTTTAATTCTACTCCAAGCACAAATTTGTTTGGTACTAATACACAGGCCAAACCTTTCGGTA CAGCAGCACCGACGCCACTCTTTCCAACCAGTAATACTAATCAAACGGCGGGTACAAGTTTTGGTAGTATCAATCCTGCTCAAAACACTGGTTTTGGATCCACGTTTGGGTCGACACAACCAAATCAG AATATTGGTTTATTTAATCAGAACAAATCGGCATTCAATGTTCCGCCTACGTCGTCCAGTACTAGTTTCACCAGCTTTGGCCAAGCACCCGCCAGCAATACAGGCGCAACTTTGTTTGGTGCTAAGTCTACCGGAACTGCAGGTTTTGGAACGGCACCCACTTTCGGTTCGACTACAACATCGACTTTTGGAACTACAACAGGTTTCACTCCTGGTCAAAACTCCGGTACTTCATTGTTTAATACATGTTTTAAACCTGCAGGACAGACGTCTGGATTCTCTTTTGGTTCTAATGCTGCGCCTTCTACTGGACTGg GTACAAATACTGGCTTGACATTGGGTAGCGGTTCTACCCTGTTTGGCCAGCAAAAACCAGGTGGTTTATTCGGTGCTCCTGGAACCAACACAACGTTCAACACAACGGCATCCTTCGGATCTTCAACTTTTGGAACCAATTCAAATATGGGAACTGGCATGGGAATGAGTCTACTTGGCCCTGG GTCTGCGAACAACCAAATGAAGAGCACAGGGACGGTACCGGTTCATCAACAAATTCTGGCATTGGTGTCCGCGCCATTTGGCGATTCGCCGTTATTGAAAAACCTTTTGCCc GCTTCTGGGAAAGCGGAAGAGCTGTTGAAACCCTCGAACGCGCCATCTAAAATATTGAACGGTCCTCAGTACAAAGTTACGGCGGATAACAAATCACCGAAAATCAAAGCCAAAGTAGTGACACCTGCACAATTGTCCAAA AAGTCGATGTTCGAAGGCCTCGATGAAGAGGACCCCCTTTCGGAAGCGTTCCAGCCACGTCCAAACGCGAAGCGCTTGGTGCTGCGTCCAAAGTCTATAAGCAACTCGATTATATTGTCACCGTCGGAAAATTCACAACCCGTAGGAAAGAATGCGCAATCTCCtgggaaagaagaagaaaaaactaATGGAATGAATTCCTACGTTGAGAACACATCTATCGAGGCTGTGGATAAAGAAAATCATATTCACGAGAATAATCGACAATCAGGGAATGATCGACGATCGTCTACATCTTG GTTGAAAACAAGTCTTCCACGTAATTCGACAACGAAGCATTCGAACGAAGAATCCGAGGGACAACGTTCGCCATTTTCCGCGGCAAATGGATCCACCGATGAAGTGGTAAACAATACTATTACAGAATTGCGACCTTACGCAAATACGAGCCCATCGAATCATATACACTCGGAAGTCAACAATTCTGGTGATGCGTCTTTGAAGAATAACTCTCTCGCAGATAAATCGTGCGTGGATACTTCAGCACAGAATACCG ATTCGAGCCAAGAACTAGACGATAGTTCCTTCTGGGCACAACAGAACTCGCAATGGAAAATGAACGCGGCGAAAGTAACGCTGAAACGCGCAGGTTATTACACAATTCCGCCGCTCGAAAAACTAGAGGAATATGTCAACGGAGAAACTTGTATCGTACCGCATTTCACTGTTGGCCGCAAGGGTTACGGAAACGTGTATTTTTCTGATTCCTTTGACATTTATGGTCTCAATTTAGATGAAATCG TACATTTTCGACTCAAGGAAGTTATAATTTATCCGGACGATGAAAAGAAGCCACCGGTCGGGCAAGGATTAAATCGTAAAGCACAGGTTACGTTGGATCGAGTGTGGCCACACGATAAATCTTTGCACAAACCGATTACCGATCCTCATCGTCTAACCGCAATGGATTACGAGGAGAAGCTACGAAGAGTATCCGCCAAACACGATACCAGATTCCTCGAGTATCGGCCTGAAACTGGATCGTGGGTTTTCAAG GTCGACCATTTCTCCAAATATGGTTTGAGCGATTCGGACGAAGACGACAGCAACAATGCCAGTTTGGTCACCGATCCGAAAAGATTGAAATTGTCAGAAGCTGGCCAGCAAAAATCTGCAACTAATTTGGAGCAATCTAAAGTTCCT AACAAGAAGGTTGCGGCCATTGTCAATGGTACGACGAATGATTCCAAAATAGGAGGCGCTGATTATTCCGATCTGCTTGGAAGTGTTGCCGCTAAAgtgaaatttcatcgagaagTTGGCAGAG CATTGCCAGCAAGTCCAACTGAAGAAAATGCTTGTCTTCGGGGTACGGACAGTCATAAATTGCAATTGATGAAAGCCAATTTTTTCGATGGTAGCGACGAGGAAATGAGCGACGTCTACGAGCGAG atttaGACCGTGCATTGTTTCTTcccgaacaaaaaaattctatacgaTACGTTCTCGACTCTACTCAGAAGCTAGACGAAGACCAGGATTATGGAACACTTTACAATCCGACATTACGTTCGAATTTGACGATTTATCGTATGCCATCTTTCGCATACGAAGAACCGATACTTTCAAAGGCAG ACGCTAAATCGAAACGAGCGATGGAAATCATTGGTTCCAAATTGCCAATTTACGAGAAAAGTTTTCCAGACCCAATAATAGTTCCGATCACGACTATTCTTAAATGGCAGTCCGAAGTGATTCCACTATATAAgtctattatatataaactCGAGTCTCGTTGCATCGCTGACACCG GTATTCAGATGGGGAGAATGTTTAAACCGAGCTGGGGACCTGGTTTAACGCTGCTCACATTGAGTACGAAGAAACAAGCGGCCGAAGTACATTTGTGCAGTCCGTTCGAACGGATTTGGTCTTATATGTACGGTCGTCTCCCGGAAGACAGAACTTCCGCCGCGGTCGTTCaacgtatacaaattttaggtGGTGATTGGTCGAACGCAGAATGCAGCCAGACTTTTGAG AAGAGTATAGAGGGTCATCTAAAGATTCAATTATCACATTGTATAATGGATCAAGAGGGAGACTGTCCGCTGTTCAACGTAGACACTGATATTCACAAGGCGAGAATGGCTTTGCACGCTCATTGCAACTTGGCCGAAGAGTGCGCTGAATCTTGGATGGATCAATCTGCTTCCGATAGTTTTGCTACATATGTTGCTAATGTTTGGAAACTCTGCGTGGCTCTCTGGGGAACTCTGCCCGAGATAAATGTTTGCCCTG ATTCAGCAGATCATCATATCGTAATAGCTAGACGGGAGGCTATAGGAGAatggttaaaaaatgttatacgaTTAACGCTCGATTGGGATGTTACAAATATGACTTACGAAGAACAGATAATGCGTTTGCTATTCG CCTTCAAGCTAGAGGAAGCTTGTCAGAACGCACAAAAAGTAGGAGATCATTGTCTGGCTCTTTTGATGGCCCAGTTATGCAGTGGTATGCCTACAAAAGCATTAATAAATCAACAAATGGCGCTATGGCAAGATTCCGGGGCTGACGAGAATATATCGAAGGatcgattaaaaatctatGCACTGCTGGCGGGCGAACCACTGGTGTCTAGCAAACAGGGTCCCATCAACGTCTGCCAGGGTCTCGATTGGAAGAGAGCACTAGCCGTACATCTTTG GTATTTTTCATCGCCGGTTGCATCAATAAGAGACGCCTTAGAACTGTACGAGACATCGTTCGACCCAAGCAAAACAACGGATGTTTACGCGACATCACCCACGCCTGAATACAAAGGCGGCGATTACGAGCTCGAACTAAACAATGGGAAACCAATATACGATCTCTGTTTCCATctcttaaaattatattgtaccGGAAATCACGCGTTAGGAGAACTTTTAAATCCAGCGGCGCACACCGCCGATCCTCTGGATTACAGACTcag TTGGCTGATGCAGCAAGTACTGCTAGCTTTGGGTTACTCGCATCTCTCGGAACACGTCGCCGCTTTAACTCATGTCAACTTCGCGACACAGTTGGAAGCCCACGGACTTTGGCACTGGGCGGTGTTCGTAATGTTACATTTGAAAGGAGACGcccgaaaaagaaaaactggcGTGATGAATTTATTGGAGCGTCATGTTGaaatcgacgacgacgacattCCCGATTACGAACAGGAACAATTTTCTAAGGAAGAGCAAGAGAAACTTTCCAAAAGAAAGCAAGAACAATGCGTGAGAGAAGAGCGGGAAAAGTTCTTGAAGGAAGAGCTCGGTATACCTTCTATTTGGATTCACCAGGCCAAAGCTGTGAAAAGTTACGTAACCAAAAG ATACGACAAAGCTGCTTCTTATTTCATTCAAGCCGAACAGTGGAATACGGCtcatgaaattattatcgaacaCTTAGCTGCAGACGCTATAATAAATG aaaattacaaGTATCTGCGTGACTTGTTGAAACCGTTGAATCCTCCGGAATTTAGCGGCACCATAAGCGGATGGGCTCATCAAGGACAATTACTTTTGGAATATATGGATATAACCATGGACATCGAATCGTTGTTACGCGGTGCTGATCCTCGCGGAATAAGTTATAAATTGGAGTTACTAAAACCACGATTGACGTGTCTCTGTTTGAAGATCAATCAGTTCCCTTGTCCAACTGCTAAGCACAG ACTCTGCCAAGCAGAAATCGCAAAGAGAACGTTGCATCTAGCTAGAAGTTTGCTGCAgtcaaacgaaaataaatccaaCGTGATACTTCAGCTCGTCTCCCAGCTGCCATTGCCGGAAGATTATGCTCAACAAGAACTACGTCCTATTATCAACATGCGCGTGAACGAAATTATATCGCAAACAGTGTAG